The DNA segment GTATATGTCAAAGAACAAGGGCTAAGCTTATATCATCAGGACTTCTTTTAAAAGATGGAGCCTATGTGACGCTTACGCTTACTGGGCTGATGAAAATATCTGGCTAACTATTGAGTGCAAATATAATAAAGTTCCCTTTTGTCTTAAGGATGCTAGGCGGCTTAGGGATTATATTTATGACGTAAAAAAGGGACATCTGGCGAAGATAGAGAAGCGTAGGTCTTTCTTGGAAGAGAATGTCAGTTACTTGCGAGAATTGCTTGGCTGGCCTGCTGCGTTGAACCCGTTGCAGCCTAAAATCTACCAACTATATGTTACTTCTGACTTGATGTCATTCATGCACAAAACTTCATCAGAAGAACGAACTGAATTTGTGAGAATTGATTGTCTTGATTTTTGGCTAAAGGAGAAAGGATTGATGCAGGATACTTCCTCTTTTGGCTAAAATGCGTCGGATTACTTGTTGGGCCAGCATGAAAGCATCCATGCCGCTGTGTTTGGAACGCCATTTGTAAAAAGTGGTACTGCTCATTTCATGTTAGGGTGGCTATTTCTCTAAAATGTAAGCTGCAACGTAGGGCAAGTATGGCTATGTCATGAGTATGGCCGCCGTGCTGTTTTAGTTTTATATCTCAAAACACTCCTTCAACTTCCGCACAGCCTCAGCATGCTTAACCGAATTCTTCCGTAACTGCTCAATATTATGCAGTTTCCAGCGCACCGCAGGCAGTTGCTCCGCATGGGGAATGCCTAGAAGGCTCCATTTAGGGGAGCCTTGTTTGACGGACAAGAGAAAGCGTTTGTCCTTTTCGCTTAAGCCGGATTTGATTTCATGAACTAACTGTATGCGAGTTGCTTCAAGCTTTTCTACTGAGACTTCCGTTCTCGTCATTCCTCGAAATTCTTTTTCATATGGTTCAGCGAGAGGCTGGAAGTTTGGATTCAGTAATTCGGACATGGGGCGATTGTGACCGAGCAGATATACAATAAAAGCCTTACGTGTTTTCTCGGAGAGTCCTTCCGTATCAAGAAGCTGTGCAACATCAAATAAGTCGCGTGGGTGCTGGCGATCCAGTGCCGCACATATCTTGCCGCCGTATAGGTCATGGATGGAAAGGCGGCGTACTTCTACAGCCATTTCAAAGCGGCGTTCAACTTCCGGTTGCAGTCCTACATACTCAGTTTCATAAACAGTTCCGCGAATAGTTGCGTTCGGTTCTATTTTCACCATGACTCCATCATAGTTGATGAGGACTTTGGGGGCTGCATTCTTTGGCGCTGTCAGGTTGACAGAAGCGGTTGGTAAAAGTTCTTCAACTCGTTTCGCCAGCCGTTGCATGCTGTCAGATATATCTTGAAGGGCTGTCGGCCTATCATTGATAGGACAGTAGGCAAGATCGATATCAACAGATAGGCGAGGTAAATCCCATAGAAAGAAATTAAGGGCCGTTCCACCCTTTAAAGCAAGGAACGGGGAGCCGTCTCCGTTTGGATGGTCAAATTCAATCAGGGCTAATACCCTCAGCAGGATACGCACTTGTTTTTCATATTTATTCAAAATAGTTCCCCGTCGTGGTCTCTGGGTACGGTGATATTAAATTCTTTATCCAGCATTCCGTTTTTAACGATTTCTCGTTTGCCGGAACCAAGATTTATGTTTTGCCGGCTTAGATGAGTGAGCCAGCGATGATTGGCATCTTTTGCGAGAAACAGAAAAAGACGTTTAACTTTGATACTGTTGCATTGTTCAAGCAGCGTTTGCATGAGAGCAGGGCGCAGGGTGCCGAGTCCTTGCATTATTTGCTTAGCTTCATCGAAACTGATCTTTTGCGGCACATGGTGCAGTAGTTCTAATATTGCTCGCTCAGGTGCTGATATTTTTACTTTGAATGTTCCAACGTCATGTTCTGTGAAGCTTGCTTCATTAGATTGAGCCAGAAGTGATGTCATGGTGAAGATTATTTTTTGCTTCCAATCATAATTTTTGAACCATGCTGGAAGCTTGGTTTTTGGAGGCGCAAACAGAAAGGAGTCTCGCTCCTGTGACGAGATATAGTGAACGTGACCTTGTAATTCCAAGGCCGTCCGACCTCCTGCATGAATCGGAAGTTGGGAGCTCTGTAGCTGATGCAGCCCTCCAAGCCAGCTAAGCTTATCGTGAGCTTTTGCATAGACTCCGCGTCCAACAGATACCAGCCAGCCTTGTCTGATGTAATTTCGGGCTAAAGAGCTGTTTACCTGTAACGTGGCAAGTTCGGAAGCATCTTTAATGGTTCCGTTAGGCCATGTTTGTATAAGTTGGTTTATTTTTGTTCCTCTTGATGTCTGCATAGGTCATTAATTAGCTCTTTTTTAAACTAAGAGCAATAATTGGTTTAAAAAAAATCCTGTAAGTGTGCTCTATGCCCGTTAACAAGGTGGCAAATTAAACTGCTAGAGGCATGTTCAGACATGTCTGGGTTGTAGTGCATTTAAAAATTTGTTTGATGGTTGTTTGATAGGTTTAATAAGTAATGGTTATGAACTCATTGGCTAATTTCTTTCAACGTTGGAAATTATGATTTGGTAAATTAATTCTAAGGTGATTTTTTTGTGTGTGTTGTAGCCTCAATTGCACGTTGACAGTTCATTGATATGTTGGTTGCTGCACAAATTTGCTGTTTCAGCTGAACTGTTGTTGGGAACATATATAGATAGTTTACAACAAGCCTTTTTAAAATGGAGTATGGAAGAATATTGTTTTCAAGTTTTTTGCAAAGATTTTTTACGTCTTTAATTGGAAAGGCTTGGAAAAAATCTAGTTTTATAGCAATGTCTATTACTTCGTTGGCAACGGTTGGGTTTTCTTTGACAATTTTTTTGTAAGTTTCTTCAAGCTTGTCGCTGCCAATTGAGGAAGATATTTTTTTTAAAAAACAGTATGATATCTGTTCGCAAATGTGAAATAGTTCTCGTTTTGCACGATCCTCTATTTTGTCCTCTTTTGTTTTGTCTTCTTCGATAATTATTTCTTTAATTTCTTCCACTATAAGGGCCAAATTGCTGTTAAGTAGATTGTAAAACTCACTTAAAGATCTTAAGCAAAGATTAAATGCTTCACTACATAGTTCTTGTTTCACATTCCCCTTGAGTGAACCGTAGTAGTTTTTTAATATTTGTCCTATAATTTCTTGGTGTTTGAATGCCTTTTGAATTGAAACGATGAGTTCATAGGCATCTTTGTCTTTGTCTTGGGTTAGATCAACATGCTCGTGAATAGATTTTTGTTCTATTTGATCTTTTAATTTTAGGTCTTTTTCCCTGTATTGGTCTACGGAACAATCTTCGAGTTCGATTTGAGGGAGTCTGTTTACTAATTTATTAATTATTTCGACATCTTTTTGTAGTGTTGTAGGCTTGTTTGTATCGAATATTTTTTTAGAGTTTTGCAGAACCTGTTCTAGTACATAGGGGCTTTTACAGAGGTGTGTTAGGAACATGATTACGTTAGAGCTTTCGTCAAGGTGGAGTGTTGAACACATTTCCGTAATGATCTTTTGAGCACATTCTTGTTGAATATGTTGTGAGATGTATCTAGCAAGAAAATAATAGTAATAGTACGTATATCTAAATGAGAATTCATCATTAAAATTTCTAAGAATATTTGAATCTGTTAATGTCTTTAATAGGCTATTTTTGTCCAAATTAAGAGAGTATTCATCACAATATAAGGTATGAAAGTCATTAATTTCTGTTGAAGTTAGAGAAGATGTATTATCAAAAAAGAGCTTGTAGGATAATTCCGTGAGGTAGTTGTACAGAGCATCAATGTCGTCATTATTAAGCTTTAAATTTTTAAGTGTTCCAGTTATCAAATAATCATAGTAGTATCCATAGGAACTTTCGACAATGCCCTGTTTTCCTGTGTCATTCATCGAATTTAGTATGGTTATCAAGAAAAAAGGGAATGATGGAACATAGTTTTTTCCAATTACTGTGTCGATAGTTCTTTTTGCCTTGTCATGTAGGCGAGTTAATTCTTCCTGTGAAAGGTATGTTTCCTGTCCAAGTTCATTCCATTTCGTAATTAGTTTACTCCGTAGAAGGTGCCCAAATGGTTCAATTTGGTACAAGTGATATTTTCGTCCGATATCGCTAATGTCTTCAGTTACAAATTCTTGAATCTGGAATAGTTCGTCAGCTGTAAGCAAAATATTGTCATATGTTGCTGCAAGGGAATTCAGGAGCATACATTTGTATTTGTAATTCAGCTTTGATTTATTGAAGTCATCTATAATAATGAAGATTTTTTCTTTGTCGGTTTGTTCAAAGAGGTCTTTTTGATCAGTGCTGTATTGTTGAGAAAAAGCGTTCAAGAGTGCTTTTTGGAAGGAATCCAAAGAGTGTTTTTTGATGTCATTTCCTGATAGTAGTATTGGGATATTTCCATTGTTCTGGTGAAATAAATAAATTTGTTTGCAGAAGGAGCTTCTCCCAGATTTTTCTTCTCCTAGTATAATAGTTTTTATGGGCGAGGAAGATAGCACCTTTTCAGAGTTGGTGGGAGGAATACATAAATTTTTATGTGATTTTTTTTCTTTGTCTAAATCTCGTAAATCTGGAAAGACGTATATATCTTGTAAATTAAGGTTTTTTTTGCGTGGATGCATGTATAACATGCCA comes from the Maridesulfovibrio ferrireducens genome and includes:
- a CDS encoding nucleotidyl transferase AbiEii/AbiGii toxin family protein yields the protein MNKYEKQVRILLRVLALIEFDHPNGDGSPFLALKGGTALNFFLWDLPRLSVDIDLAYCPINDRPTALQDISDSMQRLAKRVEELLPTASVNLTAPKNAAPKVLINYDGVMVKIEPNATIRGTVYETEYVGLQPEVERRFEMAVEVRRLSIHDLYGGKICAALDRQHPRDLFDVAQLLDTEGLSEKTRKAFIVYLLGHNRPMSELLNPNFQPLAEPYEKEFRGMTRTEVSVEKLEATRIQLVHEIKSGLSEKDKRFLLSVKQGSPKWSLLGIPHAEQLPAVRWKLHNIEQLRKNSVKHAEAVRKLKECFEI
- a CDS encoding type IV toxin-antitoxin system AbiEi family antitoxin — encoded protein: MQTSRGTKINQLIQTWPNGTIKDASELATLQVNSSLARNYIRQGWLVSVGRGVYAKAHDKLSWLGGLHQLQSSQLPIHAGGRTALELQGHVHYISSQERDSFLFAPPKTKLPAWFKNYDWKQKIIFTMTSLLAQSNEASFTEHDVGTFKVKISAPERAILELLHHVPQKISFDEAKQIMQGLGTLRPALMQTLLEQCNSIKVKRLFLFLAKDANHRWLTHLSRQNINLGSGKREIVKNGMLDKEFNITVPRDHDGELF
- a CDS encoding metallophosphoesterase; the protein is MIISVVHLSDIHLKTDDNHIFDKLDRLASSINSNTKSSNQVIILTTGDVAFSGGEKEYALAENLYANLFDALEVEQKKIMFAPGNHDCNHEDETTMKVREQLIETIVADRSKIEIFEQPILNAQAHYNIFNAKVSVADTENIFCNKYKVMCSNGLDIDIFTLNSAWMSEKKEVPGKIIPYKYTAINNSEARIKICAMHHTPNWFNPDDRRDFRKNIEAETNFLLTGHEHDFYAANVKNHEGQEVVYIEGQVLQDSSNSENSGYNILNINIDNLEYNITTHKFKESIYKQTTITDEWTPINATKSKTTVTPNSGYLEHIKDPGMLYMHPRKKNLNLQDIYVFPDLRDLDKEKKSHKNLCIPPTNSEKVLSSSPIKTIILGEEKSGRSSFCKQIYLFHQNNGNIPILLSGNDIKKHSLDSFQKALLNAFSQQYSTDQKDLFEQTDKEKIFIIIDDFNKSKLNYKYKCMLLNSLAATYDNILLTADELFQIQEFVTEDISDIGRKYHLYQIEPFGHLLRSKLITKWNELGQETYLSQEELTRLHDKAKRTIDTVIGKNYVPSFPFFLITILNSMNDTGKQGIVESSYGYYYDYLITGTLKNLKLNNDDIDALYNYLTELSYKLFFDNTSSLTSTEINDFHTLYCDEYSLNLDKNSLLKTLTDSNILRNFNDEFSFRYTYYYYYFLARYISQHIQQECAQKIITEMCSTLHLDESSNVIMFLTHLCKSPYVLEQVLQNSKKIFDTNKPTTLQKDVEIINKLVNRLPQIELEDCSVDQYREKDLKLKDQIEQKSIHEHVDLTQDKDKDAYELIVSIQKAFKHQEIIGQILKNYYGSLKGNVKQELCSEAFNLCLRSLSEFYNLLNSNLALIVEEIKEIIIEEDKTKEDKIEDRAKRELFHICEQISYCFLKKISSSIGSDKLEETYKKIVKENPTVANEVIDIAIKLDFFQAFPIKDVKNLCKKLENNILPYSILKRLVVNYLYMFPTTVQLKQQICAATNISMNCQRAIEATTHTKKSP